One Idiomarina loihiensis L2TR genomic window carries:
- a CDS encoding TonB-dependent receptor — translation MFNATFKRTALAAAIAMGLSGAAIAQETSSSLRGVVTTESGQVVSNATIQLRDERTGSTKTLTTNQQGTFSSRGLPVGGPYTIVAEGPGGRTQVVEDVYLTLGDSQNVNISLVSQQDMERLSVTGSMTSNALYGSNSPAANFNLQDLQNAPASDRDLRDVVSIDPRIYINETNSGAIQCGGANPRFNSLTVDGVRMNDNFGLNSSGYPTERMPFSYDAIEQVAVEFAPFDVQYGGFTACNINAVTKTGDNEMFGGVFYDYTNDSLQGDELEGDSINVGDFSEKRYGFNLGGAFIEDKLFFFTAYEKLEGSDTFDRGPEGSGAATEVVGVSQADVDRIAQIAQDKYGYNPGGFPASLPVEDEKFLAKLDWYINDAHRASLTYNYNDGYSIAESDGDSDELEFSNHFYERGAKFTSYVGELYSDWSDNFSTEARIGYSELDARVNPLGGTDFGEVQIGVNDATVYLGADDSRHANKLKYDTTFFKLKGTYLAGDHVISAGIEREEYDVFNLFVQEAQGEYRFSSIDEFDAGTPIGSQNDDGSYDDTVIYESAAGTNNPQDAAAEFAYAVNTAYVQDEYYYAPMDITFTYGLRYDWYTSDDMPVNNPLTEELYGFSNQQNMDGQDLLQPRFGFNWFVNPDLEVRGGVGLYSGGNPNVWISNNYSNNGVTQYEAAFTGDYFLGGNTLFNIPHTGEGRPIYDIPQELYDEVANASGQGPINTMDPNFELPKEWKYALGATYTLPDNYILMADFLYTDKKDAAVIYNLGLEQVGTAPDGRPIFDELSTDGRDQGDDFMLTNVDGDSGSQTTVSLALSKTHDFGLDWTLGYAYNEAEDVNPMTSSVSFSNYTNLATANAQNPGVATSNYEIPHRFTFKANYTKEFFDGYDTTVTLFATRNKGRPFSYTMSDGPFGDIAYQGRSLLYVPTGLDDPNFAVGTDRDGNPFETGAFFDFLEESGLSKYAGGIAPRNEFNSKWWTKVDLRVEQELPGFMDGHKASAFFVIENLGNMLNDDWGVLYEARFPRAINIADVEINDAGQYQFNNFRDVSNVQSRQGEPSLWSVRIGVEYKF, via the coding sequence ATGTTTAATGCCACTTTCAAGCGTACAGCCCTTGCCGCTGCTATTGCTATGGGTCTTAGCGGTGCAGCTATTGCTCAGGAAACCTCATCCAGCCTTCGTGGTGTTGTCACCACTGAGTCCGGACAGGTTGTTTCAAATGCAACTATTCAGTTACGTGATGAGCGTACCGGAAGCACTAAAACTCTAACGACTAACCAACAAGGCACGTTCTCTTCACGTGGTTTACCGGTTGGCGGGCCATACACTATAGTAGCAGAAGGCCCGGGTGGTCGTACTCAGGTTGTTGAAGATGTCTACCTAACCCTGGGCGATTCACAAAATGTGAATATCTCGCTTGTATCGCAACAAGACATGGAACGTTTGAGTGTTACTGGTTCTATGACCAGCAACGCGCTGTATGGCAGCAACAGTCCGGCTGCAAACTTTAATCTTCAGGATTTACAAAACGCTCCGGCGAGTGATCGTGATTTACGTGATGTTGTGTCGATTGACCCGCGTATCTATATTAATGAAACGAACTCTGGTGCTATTCAGTGTGGTGGTGCAAACCCACGCTTTAACAGCCTGACCGTTGATGGCGTTCGTATGAATGACAACTTCGGCTTGAACAGCAGCGGTTACCCAACTGAGCGCATGCCATTTTCTTATGACGCGATTGAGCAGGTTGCGGTAGAGTTTGCTCCGTTTGACGTTCAGTACGGTGGTTTCACTGCCTGTAATATTAACGCTGTTACCAAAACTGGCGACAACGAAATGTTTGGTGGCGTGTTCTATGACTACACTAACGACTCTTTGCAAGGCGACGAGCTGGAAGGCGACAGCATTAATGTTGGTGATTTCAGCGAGAAACGTTATGGCTTTAACCTTGGTGGTGCGTTTATTGAAGACAAGTTATTCTTCTTCACTGCGTACGAAAAATTGGAAGGTTCTGACACTTTTGACCGAGGTCCTGAAGGCTCAGGTGCGGCGACAGAAGTTGTTGGCGTAAGCCAGGCTGACGTTGACCGTATCGCTCAAATTGCACAGGATAAGTACGGTTATAATCCTGGTGGTTTCCCGGCAAGCCTGCCAGTTGAAGATGAAAAATTCCTTGCTAAGTTAGATTGGTATATTAATGATGCACATCGCGCGTCATTAACTTACAACTATAACGACGGTTATTCTATTGCGGAGTCTGATGGTGATTCAGACGAGTTAGAGTTTTCTAACCACTTCTACGAGCGTGGCGCTAAGTTCACTTCTTATGTTGGCGAGTTATACTCTGACTGGAGTGATAACTTCTCGACTGAAGCGCGTATTGGTTACTCTGAATTAGACGCTCGTGTTAACCCGTTGGGCGGCACCGATTTCGGTGAAGTGCAAATTGGCGTTAATGACGCAACGGTGTACTTAGGTGCGGATGACTCTCGTCACGCGAACAAGCTGAAGTACGACACGACCTTCTTCAAATTAAAAGGTACCTACTTAGCTGGTGATCACGTGATTTCAGCCGGTATTGAGCGCGAAGAATATGACGTGTTTAACCTGTTTGTTCAGGAAGCACAGGGTGAGTATCGATTCAGTTCGATAGATGAATTTGATGCTGGCACGCCAATTGGAAGCCAAAATGACGATGGTAGTTATGACGATACTGTTATCTATGAAAGTGCAGCTGGGACTAACAATCCGCAAGACGCTGCCGCTGAATTTGCTTATGCGGTAAATACTGCTTATGTTCAGGATGAGTACTACTACGCTCCAATGGACATTACGTTCACTTACGGCTTACGTTATGACTGGTACACCAGCGATGACATGCCGGTGAACAACCCGTTGACCGAGGAGCTCTATGGTTTCTCTAACCAGCAAAACATGGATGGTCAAGATTTATTGCAGCCACGTTTTGGTTTCAACTGGTTTGTTAACCCAGACTTAGAAGTTCGTGGTGGTGTTGGCTTGTATTCTGGCGGAAACCCGAACGTATGGATTTCAAACAACTATTCAAACAACGGTGTGACTCAGTACGAAGCCGCATTTACAGGCGACTACTTTTTAGGCGGTAACACATTGTTTAATATTCCGCACACTGGCGAAGGTCGTCCAATTTATGATATCCCTCAAGAGCTGTATGACGAGGTGGCTAACGCAAGTGGCCAGGGCCCGATCAATACTATGGACCCTAACTTCGAATTACCAAAAGAGTGGAAATATGCTTTAGGTGCAACTTACACCTTGCCGGATAACTACATTCTGATGGCTGACTTCTTATACACTGATAAGAAAGACGCTGCTGTTATCTACAACTTGGGTCTGGAGCAGGTTGGTACAGCACCAGACGGACGTCCAATTTTCGACGAGTTATCTACTGACGGACGTGACCAGGGTGACGACTTCATGTTGACCAACGTTGATGGCGACTCAGGTTCGCAGACGACTGTTTCACTGGCGCTGAGTAAAACTCATGACTTCGGTCTGGACTGGACTTTAGGCTACGCTTATAACGAAGCGGAAGACGTTAACCCAATGACCAGTTCAGTGTCGTTCTCTAACTACACTAACCTGGCAACGGCTAACGCTCAGAACCCTGGTGTTGCAACTTCTAACTATGAGATACCACATCGCTTTACCTTTAAAGCGAACTACACCAAAGAGTTCTTTGATGGTTACGACACTACTGTGACCTTGTTTGCGACTCGTAACAAAGGACGTCCGTTCTCTTATACAATGAGCGATGGTCCTTTTGGCGACATAGCTTATCAGGGACGTAGTTTGTTATACGTACCAACTGGTCTGGATGATCCAAACTTTGCCGTCGGTACAGACCGTGACGGTAATCCATTTGAAACAGGCGCTTTCTTTGACTTTCTTGAAGAGTCTGGCTTGAGCAAATACGCGGGTGGCATAGCACCACGTAACGAGTTCAACAGCAAATGGTGGACTAAAGTGGACTTGCGTGTTGAGCAGGAATTACCAGGCTTTATGGACGGACACAAAGCTTCTGCATTCTTCGTTATTGAAAACTTAGGCAATATGCTGAATGACGACTGGGGTGTGCTTTATGAAGCTCGATTCCCACGTGCTATCAATATTGCTGACGTTGAAATCAATGACGCGGGTCAGTACCAGTTCAATAATTTCCGCGACGTATCAAACGTTCAGTCACGCCAGGGTGAACCTTCACTATGGTCTGTGCGCATAGGCGTAGAATACAAGTTCTAA